The Garra rufa chromosome 20, GarRuf1.0, whole genome shotgun sequence genome contains the following window.
GTAGGGtgagaaaaataaacttaattcagagatagtaatattatttttttcttagccCATTGACATAATTTTTTACTtgattttgattaatttttttgcatgtttcctTTCTACAGGTACAAGATGGAGCTCCCGAACTACAGTCGACAGCTCATGCAGCAGCTGCATGCTTTACGAAAAGAAAAGCAGTTTTGCGACTGCTCCATCCTGGTGGGCGACACCCCGCACCCTGCTCACAAACTAGTGTTGGCGGCCTCCAGCATGTTATTTAAGTCTGTTCTGGAAGGTTCTGACAGCATCTCCATCGACACAGATCTACTATCCTCTCAAGAGTTTTCCTCTCTTCTGGACATGGTGTACACTGGTAAACTTCCTCCCGGTAAACACAACTTCACCCGACTTATTGCCGCTGCAGACAGCTTGCAGATGTTTGATGTGGCCGTTGGTTGTAAGAACATTCTCACTGACCTCATGAAGCAGACATCTGTGGAAACTGAGACTAAGTTGATGGATCCTGAAGTTGTAAAACATGACCATGTTACAGAGCCATCTAAATCGGAACAGGTTAATAGGGACAAGAATAGTATTAAAGGTAAAAGATTGACTCATTAATGGTAGAGGTTTCTGGATGAGATCACTTGATTCCAAAGGTTTTTATGAATTTTGTGTATTTCTGTGTTTAGAGGACAGTGCAGTTGAGTTGATCCCTCAAAATCAAGCTGGTATCATAAAAATCCTGCAGAATGGACGAGCATATGTTAAGGTTCTTGAGATCTGGGATACAGTCTCCACAGAAGAGCGGcaggtaaaataataatataaaattcacttctcaaaggaatagttcaccttaaaattaaaaatttgctGAATTTAGTCAACATCAGGCCATcacagatgtagatgagtttgtttctttattggaAAAAGATTTGGAaaaattcagcattacatcacttgctcaccaatggtcCTCTgccgtgaatgggtgccgtcagaatgagagtccaaacagcagataaaaacatcacagttatccacaagtaatccacaccactccagtccatcgatTAACATCTTATGAACCAAAAACGTTCACCATTATTCACCATTATGGCTTTTTAATTTAAAACCATTGTTTCTGGCTATATACAATATAAGTCTTCTATTGATCGTTTTCTCTGCAAAAAAAGTCATCTTGTCGGAATCAGGAGAAAAATAAGCCAAGATCAAATCAAGTTTGTTTCTTTTTtgaaacagatttggaaaaattcagcattacatcacttgctcaccagttgATCCTCTGCTgtgaataggtgccgtcagaatgacagtccaaacagctaataaaaacatcacaaaaatttACAAggaatccacacgactccagttcatcagttaacatcttctgAGTTGAAAAGCGTATTTCTTTataactgttttggactgtttttgcttgtaaacagtgcttgatctcggtttatttttctcctgattcagacaagatgactttttttGTGGGGAAAACAATCAATAGAGGACTTATATTGTAGCCAGAAACAccatttttaagttaaaaatgcCATAATGGTGGCATTATTGCACAGCTTTTCGGTTCACAAGAtgctaattgatggactggagtggtgtggattattgtgatgttttcatcaactGTTCttattctcattctgacggcacccattcactgcagagtttccattggtaagcaagtgatgtgatgataaatttctccaaatttgttctGATGAGAAACAAATTTAACTACATTTTGGATGATTacgttttcagcaaattttcatttcatttggttgaactgttcttttaaaaaatgttgatgatctgaaacaattAGAATTGTATTCAGATCTCACTCCTGATCTTCTGCAGGTCATATTGGAGAGCTTCAGAGGAGATCCATCAGTAGATGAGGTTTACCAGCGTTTGCTAAACCTTGTGAAAGTTGAGAGAGTTCTGTCAGCTCAAACAGTCCTTACATTGTTAGAACAGCTAAAATGTTTCAATCCTGATCCAGGATCAGTTTTGGAAGACCAGGGAAATGAGAGCTGCACCGAGCCGAAAGGTAAGCTGACCTGGGTTTAGTAAAAGTGGATAGTGTTTACCCCCCTGGGACTCTTCGTTTAGGAGTGAccaaagccttaaaaagtaacttttttttttccttcaggaaaatcaatgaaatgcatttttgttcaataatattttgtgattattatttagaattttgaggagtttttatgatactgtgcaatatttatacaattttaatgaacaatttttttcccactataattaatttgtttttaattatttatttattatttttcaataaatgcagcatttcatttcactttttttttcagcacagtggctgatttgtagcttgtaaCACCAAAAGATTCTGAATTATTGCAGTTTTTCGTATTTCCTATTCATTTCCTTtgtctgtcatttttgaccgtgaAGGAGcgaagtgtgacttttttttgccCTTTAACATGTCCGAGTCATGTCAGTGATTTTTTTATgtgctcacatagctaatgcaacaaaagtcagcaagtgtcatctcatttcaatgaagctacgatttttttttttttttaatttcaaaacatacaatttttttcggtcaaaaatgaccgaagaggcccagaagGTTAATCATAGGGTATTAAAAAGAGACTAAAATTTCAGCCAGAATTTGCTAGATGTTGAGTGACTATACAACATTTCCTGTGATCTCTTAAATTGAAGATCCTGAAGCAGGAGTTCAGTGGTCTGGAAGGATTTTAGACCATGAATCAGAACTATCCCATCACTTCTCCAATGTCAACAACCTCTCAGAGCTTTTGACCAATGCAGTGAACAGATGTACAAATGAAGTGGAAAAAGAGGTATGTTTGTCCCTTAAAGTTTGTTATATAGAACAATACACTACTATTTAAAGGTTTGAGTTCAGTAAGATTTATTGAATGTTTTTGGAAAAAAAGCAGGAAAAACAATAATTTAGGAAAATATTGTTACAATATGAAATATTCcttgtctatttgaatatattttaaaatgtaatttattcttgtgatgcaaagctgaattttcagcatcattactcaagctttcagtgtcacgtgatccttcggaaatcattttaatattctgatttgctactcaagaaaaactctaattattatcaatgttaaaaacagttgtgctgcttaatattcttgtgaattttttttattttttataattcattaatgaataaaaagtttagaaGAATAGTATTTATTTGGacagaaatatttattaaatgcACCCAAACTTTTATGTCTGTTTTTCCGAAGGTAGTGCTGCAGTGCTGTTCTGCTCCGTCCTCTGTGGAGGTGGTGGAAAGGTTGTTATGTAAACTCAGAGAGATGACCATAAGTGAAGAAACCCTTTTGATGCTCCTCCATGAGGTGAAGGAAAGCTCCTCTGATTTGCTTCAGCTTCTGGAGGCCATGAAAGGTGCAAGAGGTATAAACAGCAAAACTTGGCACTCAGACATCAGATTCCTTTAGCTAGCACTTCTTTTCTGATGACTTCTACTTTGTCAGATAACACAACAGAAGACAACAGTGGGATTGATTTATTAAGAATATATCAAACCAGACTTACAGAGCTGAATCTGGACCTCCAGCTCATCAAACAGAGCCTTAAAATGTTTCCAGATGTGAGTGCAAGTGAGAGAGAGGTACCAGTGTTTATTTATTGACTTTTGGAATTAAAATATAGTAAATTCATTGCAAGGAAGCAGCGtttaagtatatatatttatgtcCTTTCAGTATATTGAAGCTTTGCTGGGAGAGAAAGGAGATGCCGAGGTGGTTGGAAGGCTGTTTTCTGCAGCGTTGGATGGTTCACTGCAGGCGGTGACTGTTTGGAGGCTTTTGATGTGGACAGAGACACACAGTCCAGAGCTGCGGCTTCTCATGCAGGAGGTCAAGGAGAAACCAAACGCTCAAAAACTTTTCCAAACCAGTGAGTCAGCTTTTGAATCAACACACTGCTTTTGGCCATCTTTGCATCTTTAATAAGTTAATTAGCCCCATTGCTCTGTGTaactctttgttttgtttttagttaatGACATAGATGTGCTCTTCAAGCACAAATCACTCATTCTGGAAACAATCACTGACATTACCCTACTCGAACGAGGTTTGGACACAATGGATCATGGGACAGAGCAAGTTGCTGAGGTAAAAAATGGAGGAAGATAtactaaatatattaattaaataaaaatattttaattatatacgttcacatgatccttcagaaatcattcttatatgctgatttgttatcaatgttgaaagttgtgctgcttaatattttttcaggattctttgatgaataaaaagttataaagaacagcatttattcaaaatagaagcaCAATTGTTtgcaacattgataaaaaatcagcataatgatttctgaagaatcatttgaGAGACTAAAATTtggagtaacaatgctgaaaattctgctttgcatcacaggaatcaattctattttgaagtatattcaaatagaaaaccactattttaaattgcaataatattttacaatattactattttaatacatgtatgttaatgtattttaaaataaatgcagcctttatgagcagaaaagacactaccagtcaaaagtttttgaacagtaagattttaaaatgttttttaaagaagtctcgtctgctcaccaagcatttatttgatccaaagtacagcaaatacagtaaaacttactattttaaataattgtttttatttgaatatattttaaaatgtaatttagaatGTAAAAAGTgaattcaaagctgaatgtttaaCATCATTATGCCAgtaacatgattcttcagaaatcattctaatatgctaataataagattttttactcaaaaacatttattattattatgttgaaaacagctgagtagaatttttcaggtttctttaataaatacaaagttcagaagaacatcatttacTGAAATCgaaaacttttgtaactttacaaatgtctttatcatcacgtttcatcaatttaaagcatccttgccaaataaaagtattaatttctattatttctttcctcaaaaggaagaaaaaaaggaAACTCCAAGCTTAAAAGgaaactccaagcttttgaatagtatagtgtataataatgTATAGTGTtaaaaaagcttttcatttcagatagaTGCTGATCTTTGGGCCTATATATTTATCAAAGTaccctgaaaaaatttactcaactgttttaaatattgataagagtaataataataaaaaaatgtttcttgaacagcaaatcagcatattagaatgatttctaaaggatcatgcgacactgaagactggagtaatgatgctgaaaatgtagctttgatcacaggaatacatttaattttaaaatatattcaaattgaaaatatattcaaatagaaaaaaaaaatattttaaacagtaaaaatattccacaatattactgcttttgctgtattttagatcaaataaatgcaggcttttttaaaattcttactgttcaaaaacttttgaccagtagtgtatatATGTTTACACACCTTTAAAAGTTTGGGTTCTGTATGactttttaatgtaattattgcaTTCCTGTGATGACAACTCGATTTTCTGATTGTGGTgctcaagaaatgtttctttCCAATAAtgttgattaatagaaagttcaaaagaacactgtgaaatagaaaatgaaatagaaaatgtttataacattatataattgtctgtactgtcacttttgatcaatttaatgtgtccttgctgaataaaattactGTTTACAgtatatgaaataaaatacaacattatATAACATTATTTTTGTGTGCCCCAGTTTCTCCAAAGCTGTCGGAGAGCCGATGGTGAGCTGGAGTCAGTTCATCAAACTGTGGAGAGAGTTTTAAGTCGTGACTCAGAGTTTGCCAGTTCACTCTGCCAGCTGCTGTCTGCCAACCAGCACAACTTCCCACAGCTGAAAGACTTTAAACATACTGGTGAAGGACTTTTCAGTACATAGAGATTTCTGGCCATGTGATATAAAGGCAATGCTTTTAAAAGCATCTGATGGAAATTCTTAAACCTTTACATTTTATCCATATTCAAAACAGGGCCTCTGTCAGATCTTGACTGTCCTGCAAAATCTGAGGTTGAGCAGGAAGGATCTACCGCAGACTCTGAGGATGAGGACGGGGATGATTCCAAAACGAAAGGCAGAAGGAAGGCTGTGCCTGTGTCCTACCATTGCGAGTGGTGTAACAAAACGTTTGACTTTAAGTGCCGTCTGATAAAGCATAAGAAAGGCTGTGCTCTTGCGCCTGGGAAGGAACAGCGCTGCTCAGAGTGTTCATCGGCCTTTCCAACGCTCAAGAGCCTTCACCAGCACTGCGTTGAGGCCCATGGTGGCCCTCCAGCTAAGAAGAAGAAAACTGAACTTGTACCATGTGACATGTGCGACAAGACCTTCAAACACTCTTCAGGTGCGTGATGATCCTTTTCAAGACTTTAAAACACTGGCTGGTAATGCATGGGATCCAGACATGTTGAGCTTTGGTGCTAATACAGGGTCTTGATCCCATTCCTTTTCtcttacaaataataatttattgtGTCACTCTCCATTGCAGTGTTAAAAGTACTTTATTCAATacaataataattgttgttgtttttaaagttaaatataacatgtatattttatattaataattacaaattaaataataatacaagtaATAACAGTAAcaataataaagttaaataaagatagtaattattattatgctaaaacgaatattgttatattgttaatcacaaataaaatacgaatattatttaatttgtaatattattttattactaataaaagtaaatagtaaTTAATAATATGTTTAAATTCATGTTAACGAAagcactttttaaaaataataattataactattattattattattataagcatGGTAGCTGGtaaatgtttatattattaataaaaaaaatagtactaaaaacaaataatgataaataaatgataattgcaataatagtaattacaataataacaataatttattaacaatattacGCTGAAATGctactgaaataataataataataatagtaataatgttagctgttaaatatgttaatattattaattacagATTcaataatactgtaaaaaaaataataatattaataataatgatgaagGTAGTtggtaaatatatttatattattaattacaaattaaataaaaaataataattgtgctgttttaaaagttaaatactaatataatatTGTGTTATTCATTTTGCATTGAAAAAAGAATAATACTTACATTTAATAATAGTAATTGgtcaattaataatattattacacTAATCTgctactaaaataataataataataataataatggtagtttatattattaattacaaattcaataaaatactataaaaaataattgtagtgttcattttaagttaaatactaatagaaatattttgttattaattCTGAATTGAATAATAAcaattgcaataataataaaaataataattcatcaATTAGTAATATTATGCTAATATGCAACTGAAATAATAGTACTAATAATGGGATTTggtaaatatgtttatattattaattacaaattttcataatgctttaaaaaaacaataattgtgCTGTTGTTTTTAAAGTTACgtactaatataaatattatgttattCATTTTGCACTTAAGAATAATAATGATTAATTACaataatactattttattttaattatataataatatttttaagttAATATGCTAAAGAAAATACTGGTATATCTAGCAATAAACAATAATATACTCATGTTTATAATATGATagtaataacaaaataaaaaatattaatattgttggtattattattattattattactattaatttaTCAATAAACAGGTGTTTTCGTTAGCTTATTCGTTTTTGCTGTGACAACATTAGTTTTACAGTAGTAGTAAAAAGTAGTATTAGTATcatgaaattatataaaaataaaatagacagaaagaaaaggaaagacaTCACAATTAATTATGTTTATAAAGTCTCCTAAAGTCTAAAGACATTTTTGGACGTAAAAGAGCCATAACACATGAATCAGTCTTACGTCAGCACTGTTTTATACATGCTGTGCTTATATCTTTCAGGCCTTTTGTATCATAAACGCACTGAACATTTCGAGGAGAGGCCGTACGCGTGTGAGGAGTGCGGAGCGAAGTTTGCTGCCACCTCATCTCTGAAGAACCACATGCGTCTACACACAGGAGAAAAACCCTTCCACTGCAAACACTGTGACATGAGCTTCTCTGTGGCTGCCGCTCTCTCCTACCACACCAAGAAGAAGCATGCTGAAGGTGCATtggtttaaatgtatttttgtttttttatatatcatGCTTTTGTCTGGAAACCAACATGAAAACATGGCAAAATTCTGGATTTGCAGGTAAAATGTACTGCTGTCAGTACTGCTCTGCCTCATTCGCACAGTCCATTGAACTGACGCGTCACGTCCGAACGCACACGGGAGACAAACCGTACGTCTGCAGGGAATGCGGGAAAGGCTTCAAACAAGCCAATGGGCTGTCCGTCCATCTCCAGAACTTTCATAGTGAGCGCTTCCACACAACTCACATGATCTATTTTAGTCTCTAATAAACACAAACTAAACTAGTGACATGTTATCTGTCCCGTTAGACATTACAGAACCACATGACTGCCAGAAATGCCGGGTGAGTTTCTCTTCTCTGGACGAACTTCGACAGCACATTCAAGAGGTGCATCCGAAAGAGCTGCACCAGTGTCCTGAGTGCAGCAAGATCTTCAACAGCGAAGCCAATCTGgagaaacacatgaacattcaTGACGGCAACAAACCTTACAGCTGCAAGATGTGCAAAAAGTCCTATCAGGTAAAAGCATCACACTTCATCTGTTGATGTAcatatgtattgtatttttgtacaaTAGAGAATTGTTTCAATATAAATCTCACTTTTTTGTTGCATAAGATAAGCAAGTACAGTGAcccctaaatgtgaccctggaccacaaaaccagtcataaggtaaaattttacaaaactgagatgtatgcatcatatgaaagttcaataaataagctttctattgatgtatggtttgttaggataggacaatatttagccgagatacatctatttgaaaatctggaatcgaggtgcaaaaaaattaaaatactgagaaaatcacctttaaagttgtccaaattaagctcttaacaatgcatattattaatcaaaaattacattttaatatatttacaataggaattttacaaaaaaccttcatggaacatgatctttacttaatttcctaatgatttttggcataaaagaaaaatcaataattttgacccataccatgtatttttggctattgctacaaatataccccagcgacttaagactggttttgtggtccagggtcacaaatgtatttcatctgtttgtgtaaatatatatataattgcatTACATACATAAAATCAAACTGTAGTCTATGTTTACCAAGTCTacatttctttgatcaaaaatgcagtataaattgtactattttgaaatattattctaatttaaaattactgttttaatatattttaaaaatgtaatttattcctgtgacacaaagctgaattttcagcatcataacttcagtcttcagtgtcacatgatccttcagaaatcattataatatgctttgAATATTAGATGTTATTATCAATCTTAAAACCAGTTGtggtgtttatta
Protein-coding sequences here:
- the zbtb40 gene encoding zinc finger and BTB domain-containing protein 40, producing MELPNYSRQLMQQLHALRKEKQFCDCSILVGDTPHPAHKLVLAASSMLFKSVLEGSDSISIDTDLLSSQEFSSLLDMVYTGKLPPGKHNFTRLIAAADSLQMFDVAVGCKNILTDLMKQTSVETETKLMDPEVVKHDHVTEPSKSEQVNRDKNSIKEDSAVELIPQNQAGIIKILQNGRAYVKVLEIWDTVSTEERQVILESFRGDPSVDEVYQRLLNLVKVERVLSAQTVLTLLEQLKCFNPDPGSVLEDQGNESCTEPKDPEAGVQWSGRILDHESELSHHFSNVNNLSELLTNAVNRCTNEVEKEVVLQCCSAPSSVEVVERLLCKLREMTISEETLLMLLHEVKESSSDLLQLLEAMKGARDNTTEDNSGIDLLRIYQTRLTELNLDLQLIKQSLKMFPDVSASEREYIEALLGEKGDAEVVGRLFSAALDGSLQAVTVWRLLMWTETHSPELRLLMQEVKEKPNAQKLFQTINDIDVLFKHKSLILETITDITLLERGLDTMDHGTEQVAEFLQSCRRADGELESVHQTVERVLSRDSEFASSLCQLLSANQHNFPQLKDFKHTGPLSDLDCPAKSEVEQEGSTADSEDEDGDDSKTKGRRKAVPVSYHCEWCNKTFDFKCRLIKHKKGCALAPGKEQRCSECSSAFPTLKSLHQHCVEAHGGPPAKKKKTELVPCDMCDKTFKHSSGLLYHKRTEHFEERPYACEECGAKFAATSSLKNHMRLHTGEKPFHCKHCDMSFSVAAALSYHTKKKHAEGKMYCCQYCSASFAQSIELTRHVRTHTGDKPYVCRECGKGFKQANGLSVHLQNFHNITEPHDCQKCRVSFSSLDELRQHIQEVHPKELHQCPECSKIFNSEANLEKHMNIHDGNKPYSCKMCKKSYQTLSGLWYHNRTAHPESASAQGNKAIKTLLQCDKCDKTFSNRNSLLKHQITNHTEVRLWKCVNCDSTLTSEQELQQHACSGQSSQTGSVFGCMVCSLHFPSEPEFQQHFLSKHLQVTQEEAQTQASSAHTVIQCEDADGQETEQVINLDQSRIEGSPQVFVALGNQQETASGSGIVAVSMEDLLNGTVTLICEEGQ